A portion of the Eretmochelys imbricata isolate rEreImb1 chromosome 27, rEreImb1.hap1, whole genome shotgun sequence genome contains these proteins:
- the MEIOC gene encoding meiosis-specific coiled-coil domain-containing protein MEIOC, with protein MEPKVAFRGTNRCWSSAETSGRLTDVFNSVIMTGSSSFYDCYKLQNEDNVDLHQTYSSSLSTSSEYSTSVDSSLLYAPWSTYGDDIKQSAVSQISVKNRIQTERNDYGSETDLYGLVSNILEEQDKSQPYFAEGTCSSNLKSVWPVNTTRFADHHDLLSESKRPVVAAISQQVFYSGESVSAAEKTCLHSGNLASQQKIDELYHGFTSMDLEEQWLYPSRNDHGSCYNMQTNENAKTPPLQSYSYIKNSFIPQTGFSEVIKESGADIYSYGRDKVCSKGPEVQLHQKQAEMFLPQINRYSETADYCRYPEYSHPSKAKHNKSTNFSVQDSKKLTNGIPEAPAVDTDTYTKLFQVKPAIQKKIEDTIPDQQNFTFSKTSGLLSEKQFANEPSFITDFGLKSEYGLKSHAACPGTSDFANATEKQLFPKSDPQNSEYFKSLTLLSNSATTSAGTSARPTWMNIQTKNNTSVLYQNPSTLMKLSNHLSATPKGSNNSNDFSQLSSSNLTLNSNLFQKFCLENPSAFSSFDFGYNTAERIQPANRMEGLTKVGEESLFESITDKKIKQSNGFCENYSAQQYGITENLNKHNFQAKPQSGHYVPEEGQKHLDGLPQNTYQDLLESHGHFNSHRQGSGDSNIVSSRVNRTQASCFSNNYMMGDLRHNHNFQQLGSNGFPLRSTHPFGHSVVPLMDSYDLFSYDDLSHLYPYFNDMMYGDGSFSGFVPTFGFQRPIKTRSGPASELHIRLEECYEQWRALEKERKKTESALAKNYPGKKVSSTNNTPIPRLTSNPSRVDRLIVDQLREQARVVTLLGKMERLRSSPLHANISTALDKHLEVIHIVQSRRKDEIVNASNRQRQGAPRCQDDRDVFALALAIKEMSIATRKARTTLWCALQMTLPKTTTIAGQVDVEKAFQEMVQSEDKACENMNSSNLLNQRGETNKH; from the exons ATGGAG CCTAAAGTTGCATTCAGAGGCACCAATCGCTGCTGGAGCAGTGCAGAAACCAGTGGAAGGCTAACTGATGTATTCAATAGTGTTATCATGACAGGCTCCAGCTCGTTCTATGATTGCTACAAATTACAG AATGAAGACAATGTAGACCTACATCAAACATACAGTTCTTCACTTTCTACATCATCAGAATATTCAACTTCTGTTGACTCTTCTCTCTTATATGCACCATGGTCTACATATGGAGATGATATTAAACAATCTGCTGTTTCTCAGATTAGTGTAAAGAACAG gattCAAACGGAAAGAAATGATTATGGTAGTGAAACAGACTTATATGGACTTGTATCTAACATCTTGGAAGAACAAGATAAATCACAGCCGTATTTTGCTGAGGG GACCTGCTCCTCAAATTTAAAGTCAGTATGGCCTGTGAACACAACCAGATTTGCGGACCACCATGACCTGTTGTCAGAATCAAAAAGGCCTGTAGTTGCAGCCATCTCTCAACAGGTTTTTTATAGTGGTGAATCCGTATCTGCTGCTGAAAAAACGTGCTTGCATAGTGGCAATCTCGCATCACAACAGAAAATAGATGAACTTTATCATGGGTTTACTAGCATGGACCTTGAAGAGCAATGGTTGTACCCTTCTAGGAACGATCATGGCAGCTGTTACAACATGCAGACCAATGAGAATGCTAAAACACCTCCATTACAAAGCTATTCATATATCAAAAACTCTTTTATACCACAAACTGGTTTTTCAGAAGTAATAAAAGAATCAGGAGCAGATATTTATTCGTATGGAAGAGATAAAGTGTGTTCCAAAGGACCTGAAGTACAGTTGCATCAAAAGCAGGCAGAAATGTTTCTTCCACAAATTAACAGATACAGTGAAACTGCAGATTATTGTAGATACCCAGAATATTCTCATCCCAGTAAAGCAAAGCATAATAAGAGTACAAACTTCAGTGTCCAAGATAGTAAAAAATTAACAAATGGAATACCTGAAGCACCAGCTGTAGATACAGATACCTACACTAAACTATTTCAAGTTAAGCCagcaattcagaaaaaaattgaagaTACAATTCCAGATCAGCAGAACTTTACATTTTCTAAAACTTCAGGACTCTTGTCAGAAaagcaatttgcaaatgaaccTTCATTTATCACTGACTTTGGGTTAAAATCTGAGTATGGACTAAAGTCTCATGCAGCTTGTCCAGGGACTAGTGATTTTGCAAATGCCACGGAAAAACAGCTCTTTCCCAAATCTGATCCCCAgaattctgaatattttaaatcaCTGACTTTATTATCAAACTCAGCAACCACTTCAGCAGGCACTAGTGCAAGACCAACTTGGATGAATATTCAAACTAAAAACAATACTTCTGTCCTGTACCAGAATCCAAGCACCTTGATGAAGTTGAGTAACCATCTGTCTGCTACTCCAAAAGGTTCCAATAATTCTAATGATTTTTCTCAATTGTCATCTTCAAATTTAACTTTAAATAGTAACTTGTTTCAGAAATTCTGCCTAGAAAATCCTTCAGCATTTTCTAGTTTTGATTTTGGTTATAACACTGCAGAACGAATTCAGCCTGCTAATCGTATGGAAGGACTAACTAAGGTTGGAGAAGAGAGTCTCTTTGAATCAATTActgataaaaaaattaagcagtCAAACGGTTTTTGTGAGAACTATTCAGCTCAACAATATGGGATCACTGAAAATTTGAACAAACACAACTTCCAAGCTAAGCCACAAAGTGGACATTATGTTCCTGAGGAAGGACAAAAACATTTAGATGGATTGCCACAGAACACATACCAGGATCTGTTGGAGTCTCATGGTCACTTTAATAGCCACAGACAGGGAAGTGGAGATAGTAATATTGTCAGTAGCCGTGTAAATCGCacacaggcttcctgcttttcaAACAATTATATGATGGGCGATTTAAGACACAATCATAACTTTCAACAACTTGGTTCAAATGGCTTTCCATTGCGATCCACACATCCATTTGGCCATTCAGTTGTTCCACTGATGGATTCCTATGATTTGTTTTCTTATGATGATTTAAGTCATTTATATCCTTATTTTAATGATATGATGTATGGTGATGGTTCTTTCTCTGGTTTTGTACCAACATTTGGCTTTCAAAGACCAATTAAAACTCGTAGTGGGCCTGCCAGTGAACTTCATATTAGACTGGAAGAATGTTATGAACAATGGAGAGCgttggaaaaggaaagaaaaaag ACTGAATCTGCTCTTGCCAAGAACTACCCAGGGAAAAAGGTTTCCAGTACTAACAACACTCCAATTCCAAGGCTGACATCAAATCCATCGAGAGTTGATCGCTTAATTGTGGATCAGCTACGTGAACAAGCCAGA GTCGTGACTTTACTTGGAAAAATGGAACGTCTTCGCAGTTCTCCCCTTCATGCTAATATCTCCACTGCTCTTGATAAACATCTGGAGGTAATTCATATAGTGCAGTCACGTAGGAAGGATGAAATTGTAAATGCTTCAAATCGGCAAAGGCAAGGAGCTCCGAGATGCCAAGATGACAGAG ATGTTTTTGCTCTCGCTTTGGCAATTAAAGAGATGAGTATAGCAACACGCAAAGCACGTACTACCCTTTGGTGTGCTCTTCAGATGACCTTGCCAAAAACTACCACTATAGCTGGACAAGTAGATGTGGAGAAAGCTTTTCAGGAGATGGTACAGTCTGAAGATAAAGCATGTGAAAATATGAACAGCAGCAACCTCTTGAACCAGAGaggtgaaacaaacaaacactaa